CGCGGCCGCGCCGCCGCCCGTTCGCGCCGCGCGGCTCCCGTACCCTCGATGCGTGACCCCCGCCACCCGCGACCTCGTGCCCGCCGACCTCGCCTGGATGGTGCAGCTGAACGACGCGGCCGTGCCCGCGGTCCCGCCCATGGACGCCGCGTCCCTCGGCGACGTGCTCGGCCACGCCGACCTCGCGATCGCCGTGGTCGACCAGGACGCGCCCGACGCGCCGCCCGTGGGCATGCTCCTCGCGATGCAGCCGGGCGGCGCGTATGACAGCCCGAACTACCGCTGGTTCGCGGAGCACGGCGTCGACGGCCTCTACGTCGACCGGATCGTCGTCGCCGACGGTCACCGCGGGCTCCGGCTCGGCCAGGTCCTCTACGCGCGCGTCTTCGCCGAGGCCCGGCGCACCGGGCGCGCGGCCGTCACGTGCGAGGTCAACACGCTCCCGCCGAACCCCGGGTCGCTCGCCTTCCACGGCCGGCTCGGCTTCGTCCGCGTCGGCGAGCTGGTCGACGCCGACGGGCTCCACGCGGTCGCGATGCTGTCCGCCCCCGTGGACCCGGATCCGTCCGTCCCGACAGCCGCCTGAACCGCGCGCCATGATGGACGTGACCCGAGCCCACGACCCGTCCACCAGGAGGCGCCCATGACCGGCATCACCCGCGGCTTCGTCGGCCGCCCGCGCACGGGCCCGGCGACCGCCTCCCGCCCGGCCAGTACGACACCCAGGGCGGCTGGCCCGTCCTCACCGCCGAGGCCGTCCCGAACCTCCCGGAGTCGCGCTGGTCGATCGCCGTCGACGGGCTCGTGGAGCGCCCCACCTCCTGGGACTGGGACGAGGCGCATGCGCTTCCCCGCTCCGAGTACGCGGGCGACATCCACTGCGTCACCACGTGGACCCGGCTCGACACGCGGTTCGCGGGCGTCAGCGTCGACACGCTGCTCGACGCCGCGGGCCCGCTCCCGGAGGCGTCGTTCGTCCTCGCCACGTCGCACTCCGGCTACACGACGAACCTCCCGCTCGACGATCTCCGCGGCGGCCGCGCGTGGATCGCCTGGGAGGCCGACGGCCGACCCCTCACGCCCGACCACGGCGGGCCCGCGCGCCTCCTCGTGCCGCACCTCTACTTCTGGAAGAGCGCGAAGTGGATCGCCCGGCTCACGCTCCTCGACCACGACCAGCAGGGCTTCTGGGAGCGCAACGGGTACCACGATCGCGGCGACCCGTGGCGCGAGCAGCGCTACCAGGGCGACCGCTGAGCGCCGCGGCGCCGGTGCCGGGTCCCGGGCCCGAGCGCGTCCCCGGCCTCGTCCCCGCCGTCCCGGCCTCGGTCGGTGGCGAGTGGCGGACCGCGACGATCACGGCGGTCGAGCACCCGACCCCCACGACCGTCCTGCTGCGCTTCGACGTGCCCGACCGGATCCCGCACCTCCCCGGCCAGCACTGCGTCGTGCGGCTGCGCGCGGAGGACGGGTACACGGCCCAGCGCTCGTACTCGATCCTCTCCGCGCCGCACGAGCCCGGCGTCGAGCTGCTGATGGAGCGCTACGAGGACGGGGAGGTGAGCGGGTTCTTCGCCGACGTCGCGCGGGTCGGCGACGAGATCGAGATGCGGCTGCCCATCGGCGGCTTCTTTGTGTGGGACGGCGCGACGCCGGCCGTCGCGCTCGGTGGCGGGACGGGCGCGGTGCCGCTCGTGGCGATGGTCCGCCACGCCCGCCACCTCGGCGTCCCGCACCTGGTCCGCGTGGCCGTCTCGGCCCGCACCGCGGCCGACGTCCCGTGCCGCGCGGAGCTCGAGGCCGCCGGCGCCCTCGTCGTCACCACGCGGGAGCGGTACGGTGCGCGCGGTTACGGCCGGCTCCGGGCCGAGGAGGTCGCGGAGCTCGCCACCGGCGCGGGGGTGGCGCTCGTGTGCGGATCCACCGCGTTCGCGGGCGGGGCCACGCGCCTGCTGCTCGACGCCGGGGTCGGCCGCGACGCGATCCGCATCGAGCAGTTCGGCCCGTCGGGGGAGTGACGGCGGCGCTCCGACCGGGCCACACTGGGCGGACGGCGACGGAGCCGTGGGGAGCGGGTGCCGCATGGAGCGATCGGTCGTGCTGCTGCGCGGGATCAACGTCGGGCGGGCCAAGCAGGTGCCGATGGCGCAGCTGACCGCGGCGCTCGACGGGCTCGGCTACGTCCGCGTCCGCACGCACCTGCGGAGCGGGAACGCCGTCGTCGACCACGAGCGGCCGAGCGGCCGGGGTGCGGCGGTGGCCATCGAGGACGCGGTGCGGCTCGCCACGGGGGTGACCGCCGACGTCCACCTCGTGCCCGCCGCCGACTTCCGGCGCATCGCCGCCGGCATCCCGTTCGGCGCCGTCGCCGACGATCCCGCCCGTCTCCTCGTCTCGTTCCTCGACCGCCCGCTGGATCCGATGCCCGCGCCGCCGCCCGCCGCCGCCATCGCGCCCGACCTGGTCGAGGTCGCACCCGACGCCGTGTACTCCTGGCACCCCGACGGCGTCTCGGCCTCGCGCGTGCCCCCGGCGTTCTGGCGCGGGCTCGGGGCCTCCGTCACGGCCAGGAACGCCCGCACCGTGGCCGCCCTCGTCGCGCTCCTCGACGCCTGACCGCGGTCGCCGCCCCTCGCGTCCCCCGCACGGGGGTGATGCCGGCGGCCTGTCGCGCCCCCGTTCCGGGTCGGGCGCGCGGGGGCCTCCTCGTGACGCGATGAGGGGGATAGGTTCGTGGACGTGAGCAGATTCGCGGACCGATGGAAGTCCCACATCCTGGAGACGTTCTCCGCGGATGCGCAGGGCCGACCCCAATGGATCCAGGACCTGGAGGACGGCGACGACGCGGGTTGGTTCGGCCCCGGCTCCGCGGTCTGGGCCGTGCACGGCGGGATGCCGACGCTCGTGGCGGGGATCCGCGCCCTCCTCATGCAGACGCTGCACCCGGGCGCCATGGCCGGCGTCCACGACTGGTCGCGCTACCGCGAGGACCCGCTCGGCCGGCTCGCCGGCACCGTGCGCTGGGTCATCACCACGTCGTTCGGCGACCGGGACACCGCCGTCGACGTGAGCCGTCGCGTCCGGGGCTACCACCGCAAGGTGCAGGGCACGTTCGTCGACGGCCACGGCGTCGAGCGCCCCTACAGCGCCAACGACCCCGACCTGCTCTCATGGGTCCACATCGTCTTCACCGACGCGTTCCTCAGCACGCACATGCAGTGGGGTCCGTCGATCCCCGGCGGTCCGGACAGGTACGTCGCCGAGTGGGCGAAGGCCGGCGAGCTCATGGGCGTGGAGGCGCCGCCGCGCTCGCACGCCGAGCTGCACGCGCAGATCGACGCGTTCCACGACCAGGGCCTCCTCCGCGCCGACGAGCGCACCCGCGAGACGATCTCCTTCCTCCGCGAGCCGCCGCTGCGGCCCTCCATGCTGCCCGCCTACCGCGTCCTCTTCGCCGGGGCCGTCGCGTCCCTCGAGCCGCGGTACCGCGAGCTCCTCGGGCTCGACAAGGCCTCGTTCGGTCCCTTCCCGCTGCCGGCGCTCGCGTCGACCCGGGTGATGCTCGGCGTCGCCGGGCGCGTGATGGGCGAGCAATCGACGAGCCACGAGGCCGCTCTCAAGCGCATCGCACGGCTGCAGGGCGGGACGGGCGCGTCGTCGTCCGGCGCCCCGGCGGGGACCTGCCCCGGACGCGGCGACGACGCCGGCCACCGCGCGCAGCCCGCCGCCTGATCCGCTGTCCGTCGCGGCACCGGCCGCCGCCCGCCCAGCGCGGCCGATGTCGGCGGCCCGGGCTAGCGTGGACACGACATGAGCAGGCAGGACGGATCGACGAGGCGCACGTCCGACGCGAGCGCGGACGACTCCGAGGCCACCATCCTGCACATCGACATGGATGCGTTCTTCGCGGCCGTCGAGCTCCTCGAGCGGCCGGAGCTGCGCGGCACCCCCGTCATCGTCGGCGGGTCGTCGGGTCGCGGCGTGGTCACGAGCGCCACCTACGAGGCCAGGCGCTTCGGGGTCCGCTCGGCCATGCCCATGGCGCAGGCGCTGCGCCTCTGCCCGCAGGCCACCGTCATCGGCGGCCACATGGAGAAGTACGCGCACTGGTCCCGGGTGGTCATGGGCATCTTCCGCGACGTCACCCCCCTGGTGGAACCGCTCAGCATCGACGAGGCGTTCCTCGACGTGGCGGGTGCCCGAGGTCTCTTCGGCTCGCCCGCCGAGATCGGCGTGATGATCCGCCGCTGCGTCCATGCCGAGACCGGCCTCACCTGCTCGGTCGGGGCGGCATCCACCAAGTTCGTCGCCAAGCTCGCCAGCACGCGCTGCAAGCCCGACGGGCTGCTCGTCATCCCCGCCGCCGAGACGCTGCCGTTCCTGCACGGGCTGCCCGTGGGCGCGCTCTGGGGCGTGGGGAAGACGACCGAGGAGGCGCTCCTCCGGCGCGGCCTCCGCACGGTGGCCGACATCGCGGACACCCCGCTGCCCGCGCTGCAGTCCATGCTCGGCGAGTCCGCGGGCGCCCGGCTCCACGACCTCTCCTGGGGGCGCGACCCGCGTCGCGTCAGCACGCACCGGGAGGAGAAGAGCATGGGGCACGAGAACACGTTCCACGACGACGTGGCGGATCCCGAGATCGTGCGCCGCGAGCTCCTCGGCCAGGCCACGCGCGTCGCCGAGAGGCTCCGGCGCGCGGGGCTCACCGCCCGGACGGTGTCGCTCAAGCTCCGCTACTCCGACTTCCGCACCATCACGCGATCCCGCACGCTCGCGGAGCCCACCGACGTCGCCCGCCGCATCTACGACGAGATCCGCGACGTGTACGAGCAGGTCGCACGGCCCGGTGACCGGATCCGGCTCGTGGGCGTGCGCGCCGAGCAGCTCGACGACGCCGACAACCGCGCCGTCGCCCTGTGGGACGCGGACGAGGGCTGGCGCGAGGCCGAGCGCACGGTCGACCAGGCGGTGGAGCGCTTCGGCCGGGGGGCCATCGGTCCGGCGTCGCTCCTGCGGAAGCCCGGGGCGAAGCGCGCGACCGTGTCGGATCCGCGCACGGAGGCGGCCTCCCGCGGTGTCCTCCCCGGACACCCGCCCGACTGACGAGGACCACCATGACCGATCCCGCCGCGCCCGCCCCCGACGACCACGTCCCGGCAGGGGAGGAGGGGCCGGCTGGGGCTCCGGCTGCGCCGCCCGTTCCGCCCGCCGCCCCGGCACCTCCCGTCGCGCCGGCATCCCCCTTCGCGCCATCCGGGCCCCCGTCGGCGTCCGCCGCCGCTCCCTACGGCCTCGCGCCCGCGCCGGTCCCGCCCTCCCCGGCCGCCGTCGCCTGGGGCCAGCCGGTCTACGCGGCCGCGCCGCCCAAGGGCCTCAGCCTCACGTCGATGATCCTGGGGCTCGTCTCGGTCTTCTTCTTCTGGACGTTCCTCTGCCCGCTCATCGGGCTCGTGTTCGGCATCATCGGCATCCGCAAGGAGCCGGCCGGCCGCGGCTTCGCGATCACGGGCCTCATCCTCAACGGCCTGCTGCTGCTCATCCCCGTCGCGGTCGTGCTCTCGATCATCGTCGCGGGCGGCACGCTCTTCGGCATCGCCGCCACCACCCCGCGCTGACCCGCGCGGGCGCCGCCCCGTCCCGGTCGCGGGGCGGCGCCGGACGGCTAGGGCCGGCCCATCCCGCGGTAGCGCCAGCCGGCGGCGCGCCACGCGACGGGATCCAGGCAGTTGCGGCCGTCGACGATCACGGGCGTCGCCACGATGGCCTTGAGCTCCGCCGGGTCGATGGCCCGGTACTGCTTCCACTCCGTGAGCACCATGACGGCGTCGGCGTCGCGTGCCGCCTCCTGCCACGAGTCGACGTAGGTGAGCTCCGGGAAGCGGCGGCGCGAGTTCTCGTTGGCGTACGGATCCGTCGCGAGCACGCGCGCGCCCTGCAGCTGCAGCTGCGCGGAGATGCTGAGCGCGGGGGAGTCGCGCACGTCGTCCGACTCGGGCTTGAAGGCGAGCCCGAGCACGGCGATGTTGCGGCCGAGCAGGGATCCGCCGCACACCTCCCGCGCCACGTCGACCGCCCGCACGCGCCGCCGCATGTTGATGGAGTCGACCTCGCGGAGGAACGTGAGCGCCTGGTCCGCGCCGAGCTCGCCCGCGCGCGCCATGAACGCCCGGATGTCCTTGGGGAGGCAGCCGCCGCCGAAGCCGATGCCGGCGTTGAGGAAGCGGCGGCCGATGCGGTCGTCGTACCCGATGGCGTCCGCGAGCTGGGTGACGTCGGCACCGGTGGCCTCGCACACCTCCGCCATGGCGTTGATGAAGGAGATCTTGGTGGCGAGGAACGCGTTCGCCGACACCTTCACGAGCTCGGCGGTCTCGTAGTCGGTCGTGACGCGCGCCGTGCCGGTGCCGATCGCGGTGGCGTAGACCTCGTCGAGCGCCGCCCGCGCGGCCTCGCCAGCATCTCCCGTGGGCAGGCCGTAGACGAAGCGGTCGGGCGTGAGCGTGTCCTCGACCGCGAATCCCTCGCGCAGGAACTCGGGGTTCCACACGAGCGTCGCGCCGGGCACGCGCGCGTCGATCCGCTCCGCGAGCCGCCGCGCGGTGCCGACGGGCACGGTGGACTTGCCGGTGACCACGTCGCCCGGCGCGAGGTGGGGGATCAGCGCCTCGACCGCGGCGTCGACGTAGGTCATGTCCGCGGCGTTCTCGCCGCGCTTCTGCGGCGTGCCGACGGCGATGAAGTGCACGCGGGAACCGGCGGCCTCGGCCGTGTCGGTGGTGAAGCGGAGGCGGCCGGTCGCGAGCTGCTCGGTGAGGAGATCCGGCAGGCCCGGCTCGAAGAACGGGGCGACGCCCGTCTGCAGGGACGCGATCTTCGCGGCGTCCACGTCGATCGCGACCACGTCGTGCCCGAGGCGGCTCATGCACGCGGCGTGGACGGTGCCGAGGTAGCCGCAGCCGATGACGGAGATGCGCACAGAGGAGTCCTTCGCGTCGTGGGGGAGGGCCGCCGGTCGGACGCCGGGCGACCGACGATGCGGTCGCCGGGCCGCGGCGTCGGCACCGTATCACGGTGGG
This window of the Clavibacter sepedonicus genome carries:
- a CDS encoding molybdopterin-dependent oxidoreductase is translated as MERPTSWDWDEAHALPRSEYAGDIHCVTTWTRLDTRFAGVSVDTLLDAAGPLPEASFVLATSHSGYTTNLPLDDLRGGRAWIAWEADGRPLTPDHGGPARLLVPHLYFWKSAKWIARLTLLDHDQQGFWERNGYHDRGDPWREQRYQGDR
- a CDS encoding DNA polymerase IV, which gives rise to MSRQDGSTRRTSDASADDSEATILHIDMDAFFAAVELLERPELRGTPVIVGGSSGRGVVTSATYEARRFGVRSAMPMAQALRLCPQATVIGGHMEKYAHWSRVVMGIFRDVTPLVEPLSIDEAFLDVAGARGLFGSPAEIGVMIRRCVHAETGLTCSVGAASTKFVAKLASTRCKPDGLLVIPAAETLPFLHGLPVGALWGVGKTTEEALLRRGLRTVADIADTPLPALQSMLGESAGARLHDLSWGRDPRRVSTHREEKSMGHENTFHDDVADPEIVRRELLGQATRVAERLRRAGLTARTVSLKLRYSDFRTITRSRTLAEPTDVARRIYDEIRDVYEQVARPGDRIRLVGVRAEQLDDADNRAVALWDADEGWREAERTVDQAVERFGRGAIGPASLLRKPGAKRATVSDPRTEAASRGVLPGHPPD
- a CDS encoding DUF1697 domain-containing protein, coding for MERSVVLLRGINVGRAKQVPMAQLTAALDGLGYVRVRTHLRSGNAVVDHERPSGRGAAVAIEDAVRLATGVTADVHLVPAADFRRIAAGIPFGAVADDPARLLVSFLDRPLDPMPAPPPAAAIAPDLVEVAPDAVYSWHPDGVSASRVPPAFWRGLGASVTARNARTVAALVALLDA
- a CDS encoding FAD-binding oxidoreductase — encoded protein: MPGPGPERVPGLVPAVPASVGGEWRTATITAVEHPTPTTVLLRFDVPDRIPHLPGQHCVVRLRAEDGYTAQRSYSILSAPHEPGVELLMERYEDGEVSGFFADVARVGDEIEMRLPIGGFFVWDGATPAVALGGGTGAVPLVAMVRHARHLGVPHLVRVAVSARTAADVPCRAELEAAGALVVTTRERYGARGYGRLRAEEVAELATGAGVALVCGSTAFAGGATRLLLDAGVGRDAIRIEQFGPSGE
- a CDS encoding GNAT family N-acetyltransferase, whose protein sequence is MTPATRDLVPADLAWMVQLNDAAVPAVPPMDAASLGDVLGHADLAIAVVDQDAPDAPPVGMLLAMQPGGAYDSPNYRWFAEHGVDGLYVDRIVVADGHRGLRLGQVLYARVFAEARRTGRAAVTCEVNTLPPNPGSLAFHGRLGFVRVGELVDADGLHAVAMLSAPVDPDPSVPTAA
- a CDS encoding UDP-glucose dehydrogenase family protein, with the protein product MRISVIGCGYLGTVHAACMSRLGHDVVAIDVDAAKIASLQTGVAPFFEPGLPDLLTEQLATGRLRFTTDTAEAAGSRVHFIAVGTPQKRGENAADMTYVDAAVEALIPHLAPGDVVTGKSTVPVGTARRLAERIDARVPGATLVWNPEFLREGFAVEDTLTPDRFVYGLPTGDAGEAARAALDEVYATAIGTGTARVTTDYETAELVKVSANAFLATKISFINAMAEVCEATGADVTQLADAIGYDDRIGRRFLNAGIGFGGGCLPKDIRAFMARAGELGADQALTFLREVDSINMRRRVRAVDVAREVCGGSLLGRNIAVLGLAFKPESDDVRDSPALSISAQLQLQGARVLATDPYANENSRRRFPELTYVDSWQEAARDADAVMVLTEWKQYRAIDPAELKAIVATPVIVDGRNCLDPVAWRAAGWRYRGMGRP
- a CDS encoding oxygenase MpaB family protein; translated protein: MDVSRFADRWKSHILETFSADAQGRPQWIQDLEDGDDAGWFGPGSAVWAVHGGMPTLVAGIRALLMQTLHPGAMAGVHDWSRYREDPLGRLAGTVRWVITTSFGDRDTAVDVSRRVRGYHRKVQGTFVDGHGVERPYSANDPDLLSWVHIVFTDAFLSTHMQWGPSIPGGPDRYVAEWAKAGELMGVEAPPRSHAELHAQIDAFHDQGLLRADERTRETISFLREPPLRPSMLPAYRVLFAGAVASLEPRYRELLGLDKASFGPFPLPALASTRVMLGVAGRVMGEQSTSHEAALKRIARLQGGTGASSSGAPAGTCPGRGDDAGHRAQPAA